One region of bacterium genomic DNA includes:
- a CDS encoding PCP reductase family protein: MFGINKSTEQIKWSAEAEGALEQAITQFPGPKMMIGMVKGKLRSAAEKKAVELGHSEVHPEDLMQGLMEMLPQSARNMIEKRMQEGPDGIAKLQDDLKDFKG; encoded by the coding sequence ATGTTTGGAATCAATAAATCAACAGAACAAATCAAGTGGAGTGCGGAAGCGGAAGGGGCACTGGAACAAGCCATCACCCAATTTCCGGGGCCAAAGATGATGATTGGTATGGTAAAAGGCAAACTACGATCGGCCGCAGAAAAGAAAGCTGTCGAACTCGGTCATTCAGAGGTTCATCCGGAGGATCTTATGCAGGGACTTATGGAAATGTTGCCACAATCAGCACGCAACATGATTGAAAAACGGATGCAAGAAGGCCCGGATGGAATTGCAAAACTCCAAGACGATCTTAAGGATTTTAAGGGATAA
- a CDS encoding replication-associated recombination protein A, with the protein MSTDAQNQDLFDNQLKKALQSEAPLAARMRPKKMEDFVGQEVILGKNALLRKAVESGKVGSLILYGPPGSGKTTIAEIIASKMEAYFEPVSAVTAGSADLRKVIEAARERRKMQGKRTVVVVDEIHRFNKAQQDILLPHVEDGTITLVGVTTENPYFEVIKALVSRSQVYQLAPLADENIKQIIESALQDVERGLGKQKLKIQPKALEHLAQMAGGDARMALNALELSAITKKVGAIIQLKEIEDAIQTRAFKYDAKGDEHFDTISAFIKSMRGSEPDAALFWLHKMLSAGEDPEFIARRMIIFASEDIGNADPHALMVAVSAGHALEWVGLPEASYALSQACIYLSASPKSDAVKKAMRGVRGDLEHYGQLRVPNHLKNAPVPDMTKQGASVGYKDPHGGEGHVVEQQYLPDRIKDHIYYEPTEQGFEREVKKRVDSARRVMKKR; encoded by the coding sequence ATGTCAACCGATGCTCAAAATCAAGATTTATTCGATAATCAGCTCAAAAAAGCCCTTCAAAGCGAGGCGCCTTTGGCGGCACGGATGCGGCCAAAGAAAATGGAGGATTTTGTGGGGCAAGAAGTTATTTTGGGTAAGAATGCGTTGCTTCGAAAAGCGGTTGAATCGGGTAAGGTCGGTTCGCTTATTTTGTATGGCCCGCCGGGCTCGGGCAAAACGACGATTGCCGAAATTATTGCCAGCAAAATGGAGGCCTATTTTGAACCGGTTAGCGCGGTCACGGCCGGCAGTGCCGACTTGCGCAAAGTAATCGAGGCGGCGCGCGAGCGACGCAAGATGCAGGGTAAAAGAACAGTTGTTGTTGTTGATGAAATTCATCGTTTCAATAAAGCGCAACAGGATATTCTTCTGCCACATGTTGAAGACGGAACGATTACTTTGGTTGGGGTGACAACGGAAAATCCGTATTTTGAAGTGATTAAGGCCTTGGTGTCGCGGTCGCAGGTTTATCAGTTGGCGCCACTGGCCGATGAAAATATTAAACAGATTATCGAAAGCGCGTTGCAGGATGTGGAACGGGGTTTGGGAAAACAGAAACTAAAAATTCAACCGAAGGCATTGGAACATTTGGCGCAAATGGCCGGCGGTGACGCACGGATGGCGCTCAATGCTTTAGAGCTTTCTGCAATTACAAAAAAAGTTGGCGCAATTATTCAGCTAAAAGAAATTGAAGATGCCATCCAAACACGGGCGTTTAAATATGACGCAAAAGGCGATGAGCATTTCGATACAATTTCCGCCTTTATTAAAAGTATGCGGGGAAGTGAACCGGACGCTGCACTTTTTTGGTTGCACAAAATGTTATCGGCCGGTGAAGATCCGGAATTTATCGCGCGTCGGATGATTATTTTTGCGTCAGAAGATATTGGAAACGCTGATCCTCACGCCTTAATGGTGGCGGTTTCGGCGGGGCACGCACTGGAGTGGGTTGGTTTACCGGAGGCATCATACGCGCTTTCGCAAGCTTGTATTTATTTATCGGCATCGCCAAAAAGCGACGCGGTGAAAAAAGCGATGCGTGGGGTTAGAGGTGACTTGGAACATTATGGGCAATTACGTGTGCCGAACCACCTTAAAAATGCACCCGTACCGGACATGACTAAACAAGGCGCCAGTGTCGGCTATAAAGATCCGCACGGCGGAGAGGGGCACGTCGTGGAACAGCAATATTTACCGGATCGAATTAAAGATCATATTTATTACGAACCAACGGAGCAGGGTTTTGAGCGGGAAGTAAAGAAACGGGTGGATAGTGCGCGGAGAGTGATGAAGAAGAGATAG